A region of Roseobacter litoralis Och 149 DNA encodes the following proteins:
- the rpoB gene encoding DNA-directed RNA polymerase subunit beta, with product MAQSFLGQKRLRKYYGKIREVLDMPNLIEVQKSSYDLFLNSGEADVPTDGEGITGVFQSVFPIKDFNETSVLEYVKYELEKPKYDVEECQQRDMTYSAPLKVTLRLIVFDVDEDTGAKSVKDIKEQDVFMGDMPLMTPNGTFVVNGTERVIVSQMHRSPGVFFDHDKGKTHSSGKLLFACRIIPYRGSWLDFEFDAKDIVFARIDRRRKLPVTTLLYSLGLDQEAIMDAYYNTITYKLEKNKGWVAPFFPDRVRGTRPTYDLVDAASGEILFEKGKKVTPRAVKKLIDEGKVTELLLPYEHIAGKFVAKDIINEETGAIYVEAGDELTLEYDKDGTLIGGTAKELVEAGITEIPVLDIDNVNVGPYMRNTMAQDKNMNRDTALMDIYRVMRPGEPPTVEAASALFDTLFFDAERYDLSAVGRVKMNMRLALDAEDTQRTLRREDIVACIKALVDLRDGRGDIDDIDHLGNRRVRSVGELMENQYRVGLLRMERAIKERMSSVEIDTVMPQDLINAKPAAAAVREFFGSSQLSQFMDQTNPLSEVTHKRRLSALGPGGLTRERAGFEVRDVHPTHYGRMCPIETPEGPNIGLINSLATFARVNKYGFIETPYRKVENRMVTDEVQYMSATEEMRHTVAQANAQLDEDGRFKNDLVSTRQSGDYTLAPSENVDLIDVSPKQLVSVAASLIPFLENDDANRALMGSNMQRQAVPLLQAEAPLVGTGIEEVVARDSGAAIMAKRAGIIDQVDAQRIVIRATSDLELGDAGVDIYRMRKFQRSNQNTCINQRPLVKVGDTVLKGQVIADGPSTDMGELALGKNVVVAFMPWNGYNYEDSILISERIARDDVFTSIHIEEFEVAARDTKLGPEEITRDIPNVGEEALRNLDEAGIVYIGADVEPGDILVGKITPKGESPMTPEEKLLRAIFGEKASDVRDTSLRVKPGDFGTVVEVRVFNRHGVEKDERALQIEREEVERLARDRDDEMAILDRNIYARLKSTIMGKVAVKGPKGVSSNAEITDDLLQMLPRGQWWQLALKDEADAQVVEALNEQYEIQKRTLDARFEDKVEKVRRGDDLPPGVMKMVKVFVAVKRKLQPGDKMAGRHGNKGVISKVVPMEDMPFLGDGTPVDFCLNPLGVPSRMNVGQILETHMGWAARGLGVNVDEALQEYRRSGDLTPVRDALSLAYGQDVYDEGIVGMDEDTLIEAAGNVTRGVPIATPVFDGAKEADVNDALTRAGFDTSGQSVLFDGRTGEQFARPVTVGVKYLLKLHHLVDDKIHARSTGPYSLVTQQPLGGKAQFGGQRFGEMEVWALEAYGAAYTLQEMLTVKSDDVAGRTKVYESIVKGEDNFEAGVPESFNVLVKEVRGLGLNMELLDAEEDE from the coding sequence ATGGCTCAATCGTTCCTTGGCCAGAAACGTCTACGTAAATATTATGGCAAAATCCGCGAAGTATTGGATATGCCGAACCTGATCGAGGTGCAAAAATCCTCATATGATCTGTTTTTGAACTCAGGCGAAGCAGATGTGCCGACCGACGGTGAAGGCATCACCGGCGTGTTCCAGTCTGTCTTTCCGATCAAAGACTTCAACGAAACTTCCGTGCTTGAATATGTAAAATACGAGCTCGAGAAGCCCAAATACGATGTCGAGGAGTGTCAGCAACGTGACATGACCTACAGCGCGCCCCTGAAGGTGACGCTGCGCCTGATCGTATTTGATGTGGATGAAGACACCGGTGCAAAATCGGTCAAAGACATCAAAGAACAAGACGTCTTTATGGGCGATATGCCTTTAATGACGCCCAATGGGACCTTTGTGGTGAACGGGACCGAACGTGTGATCGTTTCCCAGATGCACCGTTCCCCCGGTGTGTTCTTTGATCATGACAAAGGTAAAACGCATTCGTCGGGCAAGCTGCTGTTTGCCTGCCGGATCATTCCCTATCGCGGCTCCTGGCTGGACTTTGAATTCGACGCAAAAGACATCGTCTTTGCGCGGATTGACCGTCGCCGCAAGCTTCCCGTGACCACGCTGCTTTATTCGCTGGGTCTCGACCAGGAAGCGATCATGGACGCTTATTACAACACCATTACGTACAAGCTTGAGAAGAACAAAGGCTGGGTCGCCCCATTCTTCCCTGATCGCGTGCGCGGGACCCGCCCGACATACGATCTGGTGGATGCGGCATCCGGTGAAATCCTTTTCGAAAAGGGCAAGAAAGTCACGCCGCGCGCGGTCAAGAAACTGATCGACGAAGGCAAAGTGACCGAATTGTTGCTGCCGTATGAGCACATCGCGGGCAAGTTTGTCGCCAAGGACATCATCAACGAAGAGACCGGCGCGATTTATGTCGAGGCTGGCGATGAGCTGACGCTTGAGTACGATAAAGACGGCACGCTGATCGGCGGTACTGCAAAAGAGCTTGTCGAAGCAGGGATCACCGAGATTCCGGTGCTGGACATCGACAACGTGAATGTCGGCCCTTACATGCGCAACACCATGGCGCAGGACAAGAACATGAACCGCGACACCGCGCTCATGGACATTTACCGCGTGATGCGTCCGGGCGAGCCCCCCACCGTCGAGGCGGCATCGGCCTTGTTTGACACATTGTTCTTTGACGCTGAACGGTATGACCTGTCTGCCGTTGGCCGCGTGAAAATGAACATGCGTCTGGCACTGGACGCCGAAGACACGCAGCGCACGTTGCGCCGCGAAGACATTGTGGCCTGCATCAAGGCGCTGGTAGACCTGCGCGATGGGCGTGGTGACATTGACGATATCGACCACCTCGGCAACCGTCGTGTGCGGTCCGTCGGCGAATTGATGGAAAACCAGTACCGTGTGGGTCTGCTGCGCATGGAGCGTGCGATCAAGGAACGCATGTCGTCGGTTGAGATTGACACGGTGATGCCGCAGGATCTGATCAACGCCAAACCAGCAGCCGCTGCGGTGCGTGAATTCTTCGGTTCCTCGCAGCTCAGCCAGTTCATGGACCAAACCAACCCGCTCTCGGAAGTGACGCACAAACGTCGTCTTTCTGCGCTTGGGCCGGGCGGTCTGACACGTGAACGCGCGGGCTTTGAGGTGCGCGACGTGCACCCGACCCACTATGGCCGGATGTGCCCGATTGAAACGCCGGAAGGGCCAAACATTGGTCTGATCAACTCGCTGGCGACGTTCGCCCGCGTGAACAAATACGGCTTCATCGAGACACCGTACCGCAAGGTTGAAAACCGCATGGTAACGGACGAAGTACAGTATATGTCCGCCACCGAAGAGATGCGTCACACTGTTGCGCAGGCGAACGCGCAGTTGGATGAGGACGGTCGTTTCAAAAACGATCTGGTCAGCACGCGTCAGTCCGGTGACTATACCTTGGCACCCTCCGAGAATGTCGATTTGATCGACGTGTCGCCCAAACAGTTGGTATCTGTTGCGGCCTCGCTGATCCCGTTCCTCGAAAACGATGACGCGAACCGGGCCTTGATGGGCTCGAACATGCAACGTCAGGCGGTTCCACTGCTTCAGGCCGAGGCCCCGCTCGTGGGTACTGGCATCGAAGAAGTGGTTGCGCGCGACTCCGGTGCGGCGATCATGGCGAAACGCGCGGGCATCATCGACCAGGTGGATGCACAGCGTATCGTTATTCGTGCGACATCTGATCTGGAACTGGGTGACGCGGGTGTGGACATTTACCGCATGCGCAAATTCCAGCGCTCCAACCAGAACACCTGCATCAACCAGCGTCCGCTGGTGAAGGTGGGCGACACGGTGCTCAAAGGGCAGGTGATCGCGGATGGTCCGTCCACCGATATGGGGGAACTGGCGCTCGGCAAGAACGTCGTCGTCGCCTTCATGCCGTGGAATGGCTACAACTATGAAGACTCCATTCTGATCTCCGAGCGGATCGCCCGTGACGACGTCTTTACCTCGATCCATATCGAGGAATTCGAAGTCGCCGCGCGTGACACCAAGCTGGGGCCAGAGGAAATCACCCGCGATATCCCGAACGTCGGCGAGGAAGCCCTGCGCAACCTCGACGAAGCGGGCATTGTCTACATCGGTGCCGATGTGGAGCCGGGCGATATTCTCGTGGGCAAGATCACACCGAAGGGTGAAAGCCCGATGACGCCAGAAGAAAAACTTCTGCGCGCCATCTTTGGTGAGAAAGCGTCGGATGTGCGGGATACGTCATTGCGCGTCAAACCGGGTGACTTCGGCACCGTCGTCGAAGTGCGCGTGTTCAACCGCCACGGTGTGGAAAAAGACGAACGTGCGCTGCAGATCGAGCGGGAAGAAGTCGAACGTCTGGCCCGTGACCGTGACGATGAAATGGCGATCCTTGATCGCAACATCTACGCGCGTCTCAAGTCTACCATCATGGGTAAGGTGGCGGTGAAGGGGCCGAAAGGTGTCTCCTCCAACGCTGAGATCACTGATGATCTGCTGCAAATGCTCCCGCGTGGTCAGTGGTGGCAATTGGCGCTCAAGGATGAGGCGGATGCACAAGTCGTTGAAGCCCTGAACGAGCAGTACGAAATCCAGAAACGCACGCTTGATGCGCGCTTTGAGGACAAGGTTGAAAAAGTCCGCCGTGGCGATGATCTGCCCCCGGGCGTGATGAAGATGGTCAAGGTCTTTGTGGCGGTAAAGCGCAAGCTGCAGCCGGGCGATAAAATGGCCGGTCGTCACGGGAACAAGGGTGTTATCTCCAAAGTTGTTCCCATGGAAGACATGCCGTTCCTTGGCGACGGGACACCGGTTGATTTCTGTCTGAACCCGCTCGGCGTTCCATCTCGTATGAACGTGGGTCAGATCCTTGAAACACATATGGGCTGGGCCGCGCGCGGTCTCGGTGTAAATGTGGATGAGGCGCTGCAGGAATACCGTCGTTCTGGCGATCTGACACCTGTGCGTGACGCGCTCAGCCTTGCCTATGGTCAAGATGTCTATGACGAAGGCATTGTTGGCATGGATGAGGACACGCTCATCGAGGCGGCAGGCAATGTCACACGCGGTGTGCCGATTGCAACGCCGGTCTTTGACGGCGCGAAAGAGGCGGATGTGAACGATGCGCTGACCCGCGCGGGCTTTGATACATCCGGTCAGTCGGTGCTCTTTGATGGTCGCACAGGTGAGCAGTTTGCCCGCCCGGTGACCGTGGGTGTCAAATACCTGCTGAAACTGCACCACCTTGTGGATGACAAAATCCACGCGCGCTCAACCGGTCCATACTCGCTGGTCACCCAGCAACCCTTGGGCGGTAAAGCGCAGTTCGGTGGTCAGCGGTTTGGGGAAATGGAGGTCTGGGCGCTCGAAGCTTACGGCGCTGCATACACCCTGCAGGAAATGCTGACCGTGAAGTCGGACGACGTGGCCGGACGGACGAAAGTCTATGAAAGCATCGTCAAGGGCGAGGACAACTTTGAAGCGGGCGTGCCCGAGAGCTTTAACGTTCTGGTCAAAGAAGTCCGTGGCCTCGGCCTCAATATGGAACTCCTGGACGCGGAGGAAGACGAGTGA